In a single window of the Desulfovibrio mangrovi genome:
- a CDS encoding class I SAM-dependent methyltransferase, protein MSNLDRDRDIYLQENRYKEPKEIFKHLAALLEERVGVRPGLKVCDIGCAAGEFLYHVRDRWSQLELCGFDPSRELVEKARSVMPGETFFVGSVMETQTLAPASQDVVFMSGVHSGIRDMKQCLANILSWLKPGGTAYLFGIFNPYPIDVQASYVMSGDEGEPTLFYVHSCKSVSGYLDAIDGVTAYSFTKFHPPVDIAYRESNPFRAWTIRDDQGEGMLVNGLSMVVHCFVMEIVK, encoded by the coding sequence ATGTCAAATCTGGATCGGGACCGGGACATCTACCTTCAGGAGAACCGTTACAAGGAGCCCAAGGAAATTTTCAAACACCTTGCGGCATTGCTGGAAGAACGGGTAGGCGTGCGTCCCGGGCTCAAGGTTTGTGACATTGGCTGTGCTGCAGGAGAGTTCCTGTATCACGTGCGGGACCGCTGGAGTCAGTTGGAGTTATGCGGATTCGATCCCTCGCGGGAGCTTGTTGAGAAAGCCCGGAGCGTGATGCCCGGAGAGACTTTTTTTGTGGGGTCGGTGATGGAGACGCAGACGCTTGCTCCGGCTTCGCAGGATGTGGTTTTCATGAGCGGGGTTCATTCCGGCATACGGGATATGAAACAATGCCTCGCAAATATCCTGTCCTGGCTGAAGCCGGGAGGAACTGCGTATCTGTTCGGCATCTTCAACCCCTACCCCATTGATGTACAGGCCTCGTATGTTATGTCCGGCGACGAGGGAGAGCCCACGTTGTTTTACGTCCATTCCTGCAAAAGCGTCTCCGGATATCTTGATGCGATTGATGGCGTTACGGCGTATTCCTTCACAAAGTTCCATCCCCCGGTTGATATCGCGTATCGGGAGAGCAACCCCTTCAGGGCATGGACGATCCGCGATGATCAGGGTGAAGGCATGCTCGTGAACGGCCTTTCCATGGTGGTACATTGTTTTGTCATGGAAATAGTAAAGTAG
- a CDS encoding histidine phosphatase family protein — MKHETEFGLIRHGQTFWNVEKRIQGQTNTSLSDIGISQAEGWGVSLANHKWDRVLCSDLNRAMQTASIINKRLGTLPLSTDSRLREQDWGNWAGRTLTQLRTEEQGEMERQEAAGWQFTPAGGESRLTLLHRAMDALRDCAGRHPGERILVVTHLGCLKAISDHFTELRTGCAQPVKEPELTGKYILHRLRCEKGLLSDIELNVAL; from the coding sequence ATGAAACACGAAACCGAATTCGGCCTCATTCGCCACGGACAGACTTTCTGGAATGTGGAAAAACGCATTCAGGGCCAGACGAACACCTCTCTTTCCGACATCGGCATATCTCAGGCCGAAGGCTGGGGCGTTTCGCTGGCTAATCATAAATGGGACCGCGTTCTCTGCAGCGACCTGAACCGCGCCATGCAGACAGCCTCCATCATCAACAAGCGACTCGGCACACTGCCTTTGAGCACGGACTCCCGGCTCCGCGAACAGGATTGGGGCAACTGGGCAGGTCGCACCCTGACGCAATTGCGCACAGAAGAGCAAGGCGAGATGGAAAGACAGGAGGCAGCCGGCTGGCAGTTCACCCCCGCAGGGGGAGAAAGCCGGCTGACGTTGCTGCACAGGGCCATGGACGCCCTCAGGGACTGTGCAGGAAGACATCCCGGAGAACGCATTCTTGTTGTCACCCATCTGGGATGTTTGAAGGCGATATCCGACCACTTCACGGAACTGCGCACGGGATGCGCCCAGCCCGTGAAGGAACCTGAACTTACGGGTAAGTATATTCTGCACCGCTTGCGTTGCGAGAAGGGCCTGCTATCCGACATTGAACTCAATGTAGCGTTATGA
- the neuC gene encoding UDP-N-acetylglucosamine 2-epimerase, translated as MAKKKLLFITGTRADFGKLCSLIDKVSEHDQFEYCIFITGMHTLSRYGYTVDEVMKKYDSFRLEGGFRNVHVYMNQVHGESMDMVLGNTIFGLSRYVSQYQPDMIVVHGDRVEALAGSIVGSLRNILVAHIEGGELSGTIDELIRHAVSKLAHLHFVANGESRKRLMQMGESSEAIYSIGSPDVDLMLSADLPAKEQALAHYNIPFEEYAITLLHPVTTDGDQTKRIARHVVDAMLQSKDNYIVIYPNNDHGSDIILDEYERLKNNPRIVIYPSLRIDYFLVLLRDAQYLLGNSSAGIRETPVYGVPSVNIGSRQDGRFSCSSIVNVDGDSEAILQAIGKARDMVPHKPRFDFGKGNSAEKFINILMDENIWLTKPQKQFVDHQFNLCQ; from the coding sequence ATGGCTAAAAAGAAATTGCTCTTCATTACCGGCACCCGGGCCGACTTTGGAAAGTTGTGCAGCCTCATCGACAAGGTGAGCGAGCATGATCAGTTCGAATACTGCATTTTCATCACCGGCATGCATACGCTCTCGCGCTATGGCTACACGGTGGATGAGGTGATGAAGAAGTATGATTCGTTCCGTCTGGAAGGTGGGTTCCGCAATGTGCACGTCTACATGAATCAGGTGCATGGGGAATCCATGGATATGGTGCTCGGCAATACCATTTTCGGGCTGTCCCGTTATGTAAGCCAGTATCAGCCGGATATGATCGTGGTGCACGGTGACCGGGTGGAGGCGCTGGCCGGCTCCATTGTAGGATCCCTGCGTAATATTCTTGTGGCCCATATCGAAGGCGGCGAGCTTTCCGGCACCATTGACGAGCTTATCCGTCATGCCGTCTCCAAGCTCGCCCATCTTCATTTCGTGGCAAACGGCGAATCCCGCAAGCGGCTGATGCAGATGGGGGAATCATCTGAGGCCATCTATTCCATCGGTTCTCCCGATGTGGACTTGATGCTTTCTGCCGATTTGCCCGCAAAGGAACAGGCGCTGGCGCACTACAACATTCCCTTTGAGGAGTATGCCATTACCCTGCTGCATCCCGTAACCACAGATGGGGATCAGACAAAGAGAATAGCAAGGCACGTTGTGGATGCGATGCTTCAGTCCAAGGACAACTATATCGTTATCTATCCAAACAACGATCATGGCAGCGACATCATTCTTGATGAATATGAACGCCTGAAGAACAACCCGAGAATCGTCATCTATCCCTCGTTGCGAATAGACTATTTCCTCGTGCTGCTGCGTGATGCGCAATATCTGCTTGGCAACTCCAGTGCCGGAATTCGTGAAACGCCGGTCTATGGTGTGCCTTCCGTCAACATCGGAAGCCGGCAGGACGGGCGCTTCAGCTGTTCTTCCATAGTCAATGTGGACGGTGATTCCGAAGCGATTCTGCAAGCGATCGGCAAGGCGCGGGACATGGTTCCCCATAAGCCCCGTTTTGATTTCGGAAAGGGGAACAGCGCGGAAAAATTTATCAATATTCTCATGGATGAAAATATCTGGCTCACAAAGCCGCAGAAGCAGTTTGTCGATCACCAGTTTAATCTTTGTCAGTAA
- a CDS encoding sulfotransferase domain-containing protein, with product MIQDSAIEQYVQRSKQFEDQTIILDSIRKSGTNYLRIIVANYLSLIYSSNEGRVSYSELKDMFPNQRDFVMFPEKYSDFKVHREYVPACKDHVIRQSGYSDFIFGHDDYEYLKYSSASKIVHLYRNPLDMAVSYYYFAFKNRIGSENKKESKIDLAVNHLMKFYIEHYRFARDFSRKSDKVIRIAYESLFTNPFDVVLMLFQWLNFKIDTNKLRVAIENSSINKARQEEKDTGRAVVMPESSTFTGSFVRSGAIGQWREHFNTVEAQMLIRLLEKHDISVDEFVMG from the coding sequence ATGATTCAGGATTCGGCAATAGAACAATACGTTCAGCGTTCAAAACAGTTTGAAGATCAGACGATCATTCTTGATTCCATAAGGAAGTCGGGAACAAACTATCTCAGGATCATTGTCGCGAACTATTTGTCGCTGATTTATTCCAGTAATGAGGGAAGAGTGTCGTATTCAGAGCTGAAAGACATGTTTCCCAATCAGCGTGATTTTGTGATGTTTCCTGAAAAATATTCTGATTTCAAGGTGCATAGAGAGTATGTCCCTGCATGTAAAGATCATGTCATAAGACAGTCAGGATACAGCGATTTTATTTTTGGTCATGACGATTATGAATATCTTAAATATTCGTCTGCGAGCAAGATTGTTCATTTGTATAGAAATCCTCTCGATATGGCTGTGAGTTACTACTATTTTGCATTTAAGAACAGAATTGGGTCAGAGAATAAGAAAGAAAGCAAAATAGACTTGGCAGTTAATCATCTCATGAAGTTTTATATAGAGCACTATAGATTTGCCAGAGATTTTTCTAGAAAAAGCGATAAGGTTATACGAATTGCATATGAAAGTCTATTTACGAATCCATTTGATGTCGTTTTGATGCTGTTCCAATGGCTTAATTTTAAGATTGATACGAATAAGCTTCGCGTTGCAATAGAGAATTCTTCAATAAACAAAGCGCGGCAGGAAGAAAAAGATACGGGTCGGGCAGTGGTGATGCCTGAGAGCAGCACCTTTACAGGTAGTTTCGTCCGTAGCGGTGCAATTGGGCAGTGGAGGGAGCATTTCAATACAGTGGAAGCTCAAATGCTCATACGGCTGCTGGAAAAGCACGATATCTCTGTGGATGAGTTTGTCATGGGCTAA
- the gmd gene encoding GDP-mannose 4,6-dehydratase, whose protein sequence is MANKKALITGITGQDGSYLARFLLEKGYEVHGVKRRASSFNTQRIDDLYQDPHERDRHFFLHYGDLSDSTNLIRLMQEVQPDEVYNLAAQSHVAVSFESPEYTANVTGLGTLRLLEAIRILGLESKTRFYQASTSELFGLVQEIPQKETTPFYPRSPYAVAKLYGYWICVNYREAYNMYACNGILFNHESPVRGETFVTRKITRALARIKLGMQDCLYLGNMDAKRDWGHAKDFVRMQWLMLQQDAPKDYVIATGEQYSVRDFVEAAAEELGMSIEWRGSGENEQGINTANGKCIVAVDPRYYRPTEVMTLLGDPGKAKKELGWEPEVTFRELVREMVQSDLLEARREDLCRRHGYDVFLPQE, encoded by the coding sequence ATGGCTAATAAAAAGGCACTGATAACGGGTATAACCGGTCAGGACGGATCATATCTTGCCCGGTTCCTGCTGGAAAAGGGGTATGAGGTTCATGGCGTCAAGCGTCGTGCTTCGTCGTTCAATACGCAGCGCATAGACGACCTGTATCAGGACCCGCATGAACGCGACCGCCATTTTTTCCTACACTACGGTGACCTTTCCGATTCCACCAATCTCATTCGCCTGATGCAGGAAGTCCAGCCAGACGAAGTGTACAACCTTGCCGCGCAAAGCCATGTGGCCGTGTCTTTCGAGAGTCCAGAGTATACTGCCAATGTTACGGGCTTGGGAACGCTACGCTTGCTTGAGGCCATCCGCATTCTGGGGCTTGAGAGTAAAACGCGTTTCTATCAAGCCTCTACATCGGAACTTTTTGGCTTGGTGCAGGAAATACCCCAGAAGGAAACCACGCCGTTCTATCCTCGCTCTCCCTATGCCGTGGCCAAGCTGTACGGCTACTGGATATGCGTCAATTATCGTGAAGCGTACAATATGTACGCCTGCAACGGCATTCTGTTCAACCATGAGTCGCCGGTCCGGGGGGAAACCTTTGTGACCAGAAAGATTACACGTGCGTTGGCCCGCATAAAGCTGGGAATGCAGGACTGTCTCTATCTCGGCAACATGGATGCCAAGCGCGACTGGGGACACGCCAAAGATTTCGTGCGGATGCAGTGGTTGATGCTGCAGCAGGATGCACCGAAGGATTACGTGATTGCAACAGGCGAGCAGTATTCCGTGAGAGATTTTGTCGAAGCGGCAGCCGAAGAGCTGGGCATGTCGATCGAGTGGAGAGGCTCCGGCGAAAACGAACAGGGCATAAACACCGCGAACGGAAAGTGCATAGTGGCGGTGGACCCCAGATACTATCGTCCTACCGAGGTCATGACGTTGCTGGGGGATCCCGGCAAGGCCAAAAAGGAGTTGGGCTGGGAGCCGGAAGTAACGTTCAGGGAGCTCGTTCGCGAAATGGTTCAGTCAGATCTGCTTGAGGCACGGCGGGAGGATTTGTGTCGCCGCCACGGATATGATGTTTTTCTGCCTCAGGAATAG
- a CDS encoding D-alanyl-D-alanine carboxypeptidase family protein yields MSHRTVAGKVLAVVLALALWLGGFATPLLQSGHAEAASTTSDRTASTHPTTAKQVQPAKKKPAKKATKKKKGSRKNKKSTATVKTAAAVTAAAAAVIPVAEPGDPRFCIIQKSQTSPAPFPQDNSHAAVDALAEQVARQGADQSPLPAETASIERAPEPIKLARDLKQPKRPHLNVKAAYLVNMTTGQVYYEQNADKPIPPASITKLLTLYIVREAMEKGKLSALKPIPVSARAARTSGSSMKLRKGQEVAVNELIKGISVVSANDACVAVAEYMGKGDASRFVREMNAKAHKMGMTKSVFKNPNGLPAKGQYSTARDIAKLSISYLKAFPESLSIHSMTDYSYNGRSHRNANSLLGKYEGADGLKTGFVCASGFNISATAKRDGTRLLAVVLGAQTPIIRQVETAKLLDYGFKLVEIQKKNRKPVASISTPAAKP; encoded by the coding sequence ATGTCGCATCGTACTGTCGCAGGCAAGGTCCTTGCGGTTGTGCTGGCTCTGGCCCTCTGGCTGGGGGGCTTTGCCACACCCCTGCTGCAAAGCGGACATGCTGAAGCCGCCAGCACCACAAGCGACAGAACCGCATCTACCCATCCGACTACTGCCAAGCAGGTCCAACCTGCAAAGAAAAAGCCTGCCAAAAAGGCTACGAAGAAGAAAAAAGGCAGCCGGAAGAACAAGAAAAGCACAGCCACAGTCAAGACCGCAGCCGCCGTGACCGCGGCAGCCGCTGCCGTCATTCCCGTTGCCGAGCCAGGCGATCCCCGCTTCTGCATCATCCAGAAGTCCCAAACGTCTCCGGCCCCTTTCCCTCAGGACAATTCTCACGCTGCCGTCGACGCCCTTGCAGAGCAAGTGGCAAGACAGGGTGCAGACCAATCGCCCCTTCCGGCAGAGACTGCCAGCATCGAACGAGCCCCGGAACCGATAAAATTGGCACGGGACCTCAAGCAGCCCAAGCGCCCGCACCTGAACGTAAAGGCCGCCTATCTCGTCAACATGACCACGGGTCAGGTCTATTACGAGCAGAACGCGGACAAGCCCATTCCGCCTGCCTCAATCACCAAGCTGCTTACACTCTATATTGTTCGTGAGGCCATGGAGAAGGGCAAGCTCTCTGCGCTGAAACCCATTCCTGTAAGCGCCCGTGCCGCAAGGACTTCCGGCTCGAGCATGAAGCTCAGAAAGGGTCAGGAAGTGGCCGTGAATGAACTCATTAAAGGCATCAGCGTTGTTTCCGCCAACGATGCCTGCGTAGCTGTTGCCGAATATATGGGCAAAGGCGACGCCTCCCGGTTCGTGCGGGAAATGAACGCAAAAGCGCACAAGATGGGCATGACCAAAAGCGTGTTCAAGAATCCCAACGGGCTGCCTGCAAAGGGGCAATATTCTACGGCGCGAGATATCGCCAAGCTTTCGATAAGCTACCTAAAGGCGTTCCCCGAATCCCTGAGCATCCACTCCATGACGGACTACAGCTACAACGGGAGAAGCCACAGAAACGCCAACTCCCTGCTGGGTAAATACGAAGGAGCGGATGGCCTGAAAACCGGCTTTGTCTGCGCCTCGGGATTCAACATTTCCGCAACCGCCAAACGCGACGGCACCCGCCTGCTGGCTGTCGTTCTGGGAGCACAGACGCCCATAATAAGACAGGTTGAAACAGCAAAGCTGCTGGACTACGGATTCAAGCTTGTGGAAATACAGAAAAAGAACCGGAAGCCCGTGGCGTCCATATCCACCCCCGCCGCAAAGCCATAG
- a CDS encoding N-acetylneuraminate synthase family protein: MSEIMIAGRRIGPDHAPFVIAEIGINHEGDFGKAIQMVEAAAKAGCECVKIQTHILEDEMVPNEVVPGNAKEGIWDIISRCVLTEDEERRIKARVEELGMIFLSTPFSRAAANQLESLGVCAYKIGSGECNNYPLIRHVASFGKPVILSTGMNDIASIEPAVAILREAGTPHAILHCTSLYPTPYDKVRLGALKDLAEAFPDAVLGLSDHSLGNYTCYGAVTLGASILEKHFTCDKSWPGPDVPISIDPEELRQLIEGSRALHQAMGGKKDILPDEQPTIDFAYACVVAIKNIQAGDVLSRENLWVKRPGTGDILAKDFEGILGRVATRPVKKNAQLAWGDFDG; this comes from the coding sequence GTGTCTGAGATAATGATTGCTGGAAGAAGAATTGGTCCCGACCATGCTCCTTTTGTCATTGCGGAAATCGGAATCAACCATGAAGGCGATTTCGGGAAGGCCATACAAATGGTGGAGGCGGCGGCCAAGGCTGGGTGCGAGTGCGTCAAGATTCAGACTCACATCCTTGAAGATGAGATGGTTCCCAATGAGGTCGTGCCCGGAAATGCGAAGGAAGGCATATGGGATATTATTTCCCGTTGCGTGCTGACCGAGGATGAAGAACGGCGCATCAAGGCGCGGGTTGAAGAGTTGGGCATGATCTTTCTTTCCACTCCGTTTTCGAGGGCGGCAGCGAACCAGCTCGAATCCTTGGGTGTGTGCGCGTACAAGATTGGCTCTGGCGAGTGCAACAATTATCCGCTGATCCGTCACGTGGCATCGTTCGGCAAGCCCGTCATACTGAGCACCGGCATGAATGACATTGCTTCGATCGAACCTGCCGTGGCCATTCTGCGCGAGGCTGGAACGCCGCACGCGATACTGCACTGCACCTCCCTGTACCCCACTCCGTATGACAAGGTCAGGCTGGGAGCCCTGAAGGATCTGGCCGAGGCGTTTCCTGATGCAGTGCTGGGCCTTTCGGATCATTCGCTGGGCAACTATACATGCTACGGCGCGGTCACACTTGGGGCATCCATTCTGGAAAAGCATTTTACCTGCGACAAATCGTGGCCCGGTCCTGATGTACCTATTTCCATTGATCCCGAGGAGCTGCGTCAACTGATTGAAGGCTCACGCGCGCTACATCAGGCCATGGGCGGCAAAAAGGATATTCTGCCGGACGAGCAGCCCACAATCGATTTTGCATACGCCTGTGTGGTCGCCATTAAGAATATTCAGGCCGGAGACGTGCTCAGCAGGGAGAATCTCTGGGTCAAGCGTCCCGGCACCGGCGACATTCTGGCCAAGGATTTTGAAGGAATACTGGGACGGGTTGCGACTCGCCCCGTGAAGAAGAATGCCCAGTTGGCATGGGGAGATTTCGATGGCTAA
- a CDS encoding polysaccharide deacetylase family protein, which translates to MKIIMYHYVRKPDAAFPYLRFLHIDDFRRQLDFFQRDGRILTRMELDAALRDKKPLGENDYLLTFDDGLRDHYEYVLPELQERGVTGVFLHCTDGSDKPGTLDVHMVHALLGAYGGATMLKRCQELIESAGIDLQANGFCSPVYTLQPQSEETEFKRIMNYCLDKQARRHVLERLHDLYLPEFNAEGEFYLGSGELRLMDEAGMVIGGHTVSHPLLSSLDAEEQRKEVASNVDALAQILGHPVSWFCFPYGGDISYNDETLRILRDHGVQYCLSVESRDVSAADLDVPLTLPRYDCMEFPFGKSYVAA; encoded by the coding sequence ATGAAAATCATAATGTATCACTATGTCAGAAAGCCGGATGCGGCGTTTCCGTATCTGCGTTTTCTGCACATTGATGATTTTCGTCGCCAACTGGACTTCTTCCAGAGGGACGGGCGAATCCTGACGCGCATGGAACTGGACGCCGCCCTGCGCGACAAAAAACCGTTGGGTGAAAATGATTATCTGCTGACCTTTGATGACGGGCTGCGCGACCATTATGAATACGTTCTGCCCGAATTGCAGGAGCGGGGCGTTACCGGAGTGTTTCTGCATTGCACGGATGGCTCGGACAAGCCGGGGACGCTGGATGTCCATATGGTCCATGCCCTTCTTGGCGCGTACGGCGGTGCAACAATGTTGAAGCGCTGTCAGGAGCTGATCGAATCCGCCGGTATCGACCTGCAGGCCAACGGATTCTGTTCTCCGGTTTACACGCTTCAGCCGCAGAGCGAGGAAACGGAATTCAAGCGCATTATGAATTACTGCCTCGACAAACAGGCCAGGCGCCATGTGCTGGAACGGCTTCATGACCTGTATCTTCCTGAGTTCAACGCCGAGGGCGAATTCTATCTCGGAAGCGGGGAGCTGAGGCTGATGGATGAGGCGGGGATGGTCATTGGCGGCCATACGGTTTCTCATCCATTGCTTTCGAGCCTTGATGCGGAGGAGCAGCGTAAGGAAGTTGCATCCAACGTGGACGCATTGGCGCAGATTCTGGGGCATCCTGTTTCGTGGTTTTGTTTTCCGTACGGGGGAGATATCAGCTATAACGACGAAACGTTACGAATTCTCAGGGACCATGGCGTGCAGTATTGCCTTTCCGTTGAGTCACGTGATGTCTCGGCTGCTGACCTTGATGTGCCGCTGACGTTGCCCCGGTACGACTGCATGGAGTTCCCGTTCGGAAAAAGCTATGTTGCGGCGTAG
- a CDS encoding radical SAM/SPASM domain-containing protein, with the protein MSITKRIKENGKNISLNPVPGFPKVMMLEPSNACNHACKFCGNHSFGIRKMNMPLPFAKDILEQAAALGVQEVGLYLRGEPFLHPQLVDIVRHAKAVGIGYIYLSSNGGVGKTGDYEAVLNAGLDSFKFSINAGCKADYKAIHGKDDFEKVVERLRWLIDYRKKSQLNFKIYVSSTYVAETREAIFAMRDEFASQIDEYYVHGTCPVPGVESAELDHGFSLPCPMVFNRVHVTAEGYMNVCCFDFENALAVADLTKVSLAEAWASPMFVSVRERHLAGNAKGIMCGNCVAGGGVAYEPVDKELMLRSKRNAKD; encoded by the coding sequence ATGTCCATCACAAAGCGTATCAAGGAAAACGGAAAGAACATCTCCCTGAATCCTGTTCCGGGATTCCCTAAGGTCATGATGCTGGAGCCGAGCAATGCCTGCAATCATGCCTGCAAATTTTGCGGCAACCACAGCTTTGGCATCAGGAAGATGAACATGCCGCTCCCGTTTGCCAAGGACATTCTGGAGCAGGCTGCCGCACTGGGGGTTCAGGAGGTAGGGTTGTACCTTCGCGGAGAACCGTTTCTGCATCCTCAGCTTGTAGATATCGTCAGGCACGCCAAGGCAGTGGGCATAGGCTATATCTATCTTTCCTCGAACGGCGGCGTTGGCAAGACCGGTGACTACGAGGCCGTGTTGAATGCGGGGCTCGATTCCTTCAAGTTCTCCATCAATGCTGGCTGCAAGGCTGACTACAAAGCCATTCACGGCAAGGACGATTTCGAGAAGGTCGTGGAAAGGTTGCGCTGGCTTATCGATTATCGGAAGAAATCGCAGCTGAATTTCAAGATTTATGTTTCTTCCACATACGTTGCCGAGACTCGTGAAGCCATTTTTGCGATGCGTGACGAGTTCGCATCGCAAATCGACGAATATTATGTGCACGGGACGTGTCCTGTTCCCGGAGTGGAAAGCGCGGAACTGGACCACGGTTTCAGTCTGCCTTGTCCCATGGTGTTCAACCGGGTGCATGTGACGGCAGAGGGGTATATGAACGTCTGCTGTTTTGACTTCGAGAACGCGCTGGCAGTGGCAGACCTCACAAAGGTCTCGCTTGCTGAAGCCTGGGCAAGCCCCATGTTCGTGTCGGTGCGGGAACGCCATCTCGCGGGGAATGCAAAGGGCATCATGTGCGGCAATTGTGTTGCCGGCGGCGGGGTTGCCTATGAACCGGTTGACAAGGAGCTCATGCTCAGGAGCAAGCGTAATGCGAAAGATTAG
- a CDS encoding cytidylyltransferase domain-containing protein: MRLLGLITARGGSKRIPGKNLKSVGGKPLIAWTIEEACKSRMLDEVVMSTDDEGIAEVARSYGASVPFMRPAALAGDSSPHIDCVFHALETLGELGFEPFDAVVLLQPTSPLRLAEDIDGFAREAIARHAEAMVSVCESVEHPYFIRCFDSQGLLHPFVPQDVVYPRKQDLQQTYYINGSLYFNTVSSLYRDRSFYPDRLYGYEIPVERSLQVDNEYELNIADLLLKQRDGN, encoded by the coding sequence GTGCGATTGTTAGGTCTGATAACAGCCCGGGGCGGCTCCAAACGAATTCCCGGCAAGAACCTGAAGAGCGTCGGGGGCAAGCCTCTTATTGCCTGGACTATCGAAGAAGCCTGCAAAAGCAGAATGCTGGATGAGGTGGTCATGTCCACCGATGATGAAGGAATAGCCGAAGTTGCCCGTAGCTATGGGGCTTCTGTTCCGTTCATGCGCCCCGCAGCCCTTGCCGGCGACAGTTCGCCGCATATCGACTGTGTCTTTCATGCCCTGGAGACTCTTGGAGAGCTTGGATTCGAACCTTTTGACGCGGTGGTTTTGCTGCAGCCCACATCGCCGCTGCGTCTGGCGGAAGATATTGACGGATTCGCCCGCGAGGCGATCGCGAGGCATGCCGAGGCAATGGTATCGGTGTGTGAATCTGTGGAGCATCCCTACTTTATCAGATGTTTTGATTCGCAAGGGTTGTTGCATCCTTTTGTCCCGCAGGATGTGGTTTATCCGAGGAAGCAGGATTTGCAGCAAACGTACTATATCAACGGCTCGCTATACTTCAACACGGTCAGCTCACTGTACCGGGATCGTTCCTTTTATCCCGACAGGCTGTATGGGTATGAAATACCCGTGGAACGGTCGTTGCAAGTAGATAATGAGTATGAACTCAACATTGCGGATCTGCTGTTGAAGCAGCGCGATGGCAATTGA
- a CDS encoding polysaccharide pyruvyl transferase family protein has product MRKISVLHLASFDGNIGDNANHSGVSYLWKKYLPEYEFDITPLEMREYFWKWRQFDDDFAELVNKYDLFVCGGGNYFELWVESSPTGTSVAIPPEVLRKINTPCLFYALGLDPYMGAPDVCVDRFKQFLDYTLASPQFLVSVRNDGSPGSARRVLGDEYADRIHLMPDGGHFVQPEDHFHPELAPGSRTIGVNLAGDMLDFRFASSNGVTLEDFKQTFADVLSNVMRRLPDVNLVFYPHIHKDFAFISDFIRQFEDHFLRRRVTVAPYLHGQGAEKYFFDLYRKCALNIGTRLHTNICSVGLNVPSVGIVTHPQIRELYSYFGMPDRALGFAEEAFAERLETLVVDSLEKGEEVSARYAKVMEGVRSDAEAFLGTMKGWLDSVL; this is encoded by the coding sequence ATGCGAAAGATTAGTGTTCTGCATTTGGCCAGCTTTGATGGCAACATCGGCGACAATGCGAACCATAGCGGGGTGAGCTATCTCTGGAAGAAGTACCTGCCGGAGTATGAGTTCGATATTACCCCTCTGGAGATGCGGGAATATTTCTGGAAGTGGCGGCAGTTTGATGATGATTTCGCAGAACTGGTCAACAAATATGACCTGTTTGTGTGCGGTGGCGGCAACTATTTCGAGCTGTGGGTTGAAAGCTCCCCGACCGGAACCAGTGTGGCCATTCCGCCGGAAGTGCTCCGCAAGATCAATACCCCTTGTCTTTTCTATGCCTTGGGCTTGGACCCGTACATGGGAGCGCCGGATGTCTGTGTAGATCGTTTCAAGCAGTTTCTTGACTACACCCTTGCCTCTCCGCAGTTTTTGGTCTCCGTCAGAAATGATGGCTCTCCCGGTTCGGCCCGCAGGGTGCTTGGCGACGAATATGCGGACAGGATTCACCTGATGCCGGATGGTGGGCACTTTGTTCAGCCCGAGGATCATTTTCATCCGGAGCTGGCTCCCGGTTCCCGAACCATCGGGGTGAATCTCGCAGGGGATATGCTGGATTTTCGGTTTGCATCTTCAAACGGTGTTACACTGGAAGATTTCAAGCAGACGTTTGCGGACGTGCTTAGCAACGTCATGCGGCGTCTGCCCGATGTGAATCTGGTTTTCTATCCGCATATCCATAAGGATTTCGCCTTCATTTCAGACTTCATTCGTCAGTTCGAAGACCATTTCCTGCGCAGGCGTGTAACCGTGGCCCCCTACCTGCACGGACAGGGAGCGGAAAAGTACTTTTTCGACCTGTACAGAAAGTGCGCCCTGAACATTGGCACACGGCTGCACACGAATATTTGCAGTGTCGGGCTGAATGTTCCTTCCGTGGGGATTGTCACGCATCCCCAGATTCGCGAACTCTATTCGTATTTCGGAATGCCGGACCGGGCACTTGGTTTTGCGGAGGAGGCCTTTGCCGAACGGCTGGAGACGCTTGTCGTGGATTCGCTAGAAAAGGGTGAAGAAGTCTCCGCGCGGTATGCAAAGGTCATGGAAGGTGTTCGCAGTGATGCCGAAGCTTTTCTTGGAACGATGAAGGGCTGGTTGGATTCGGTGTTATGA